From the genome of Papaver somniferum cultivar HN1 chromosome 2, ASM357369v1, whole genome shotgun sequence, one region includes:
- the LOC113349217 gene encoding putative pentatricopeptide repeat-containing protein At1g64310: MGFQLSSLLHELTQPRQTLSVSKQLHALIVRLNLSSDPFFATKITRLYSINHDLHSARKLFDETPDRSVYLWNSMIRAYAQQHKFKDAFYLFTHMRCSGTPPDNYTYACIIRACTERTDSFGLRIAHGGVIVSGLEFDSVTSSALVSGYSKLGLVDIAHTVFDGICQPDLVLWNSMIAGYGYGRPWCESLKLFSKMRKMGKDPDGYTFVGLISGVNDPRLLGVCQGIHCLCLKNGLDSNSHVASSIVSMYSRCNCLDSAYKTFSGLPDPDIVQWSSLITGLSQTGNSEEALFLFREMILEGERADPTLIASVLGDCSKLAMVEPGRQIHSFVFRHGFESDVKVASSLIDMYTKCGAPKLSVRVFEIMHDRNVVTYNSIISGLGSNGLISEAFLVFQEMVEKGFKPDVSTFSALLSNCSHGGLVRDGREIFRRMEEDFGVTPRIEHYVYMVKLLGLAGELQEAYDLIKKMKVPSDSGVLGALLSCCVVHGNSEFGRIIADMLSEIDPNKTAYRVMLSNIYAANEKWDEVKKVRDEISVSGLRKTPGISCI, encoded by the coding sequence ATGGGTTTCCAATTATCATCTCTCCTCCACGAACTCACACAACCTCGTCAAACTCTTTCCGTATCGAAACAGTTACATGCCTTGATCGTCAGACTAAATCTTTCGTCTGATCCATTTTTTGCAACAAAAATAACCCGATTATATTCCATTAATCATGATCTTCATTCCGCCCGTAAGCTGTTCGATGAAACTCCTGACAGAAGTGTTTATCTCTGGAATTCCATGATCAGAGCTTACGCTCAACAACACAAATTCAAGGATGCTTTCTATCTCTTCACACATATGCGCTGCTCAGGTACACCACCCGATAATTACACTTATGCGTGCATCATACGTGCGTGTACTGAGAGAACGGATTCTTTCGGATTGAGAATTGCTCATGGTGGAGTTATTGTGTCAGGTTTAGAGTTTGATTCGGTCACGAGTAGTGCACTGGTTAGTGGTTATTCGAAACTAGGACTCGTTGATATAGCTCACACGGTATTCGATGGAATATGCCAGCCGGATTTAGTTCTTTGGAATTCCATGATTGCAGGTTATGGGTATGGGAGGCCTTGGTGTGAAAGCTTAAAATTGTTTAGTAAGATGAGGAAAATGGGAAAAGACCCAGATGGGTATACTTTTGTTGGATTAATTTCGGGTGTTAATGATCCACGATTATTAGGAGTCTGTCAGGGAATTCATTGTTTATGTTTGAAAAATGGGTTGGATTCAAATTCTCATGTAGCATCTTCGATTGTGAGTATGTATTCCAGGTGCAACTGCTTGGATTCAGCTTATAAAACCTTTAGCGGCTTACCGGATCCTGATATAGTTCAATGGTCATCTTTGATTACTGGACTTTCTCAAACCGGTAACTCGGAAGAAGCATTGTTTTTATTCAGAGAAATGATTCTGGAAGGTGAAAGAGCCGATCCTACTTTAATTGCTAGTGTGTTGGGAGATTGCTCTAAGTTGGCGATGGTTGAACCTGGTAGACAAATCCATAGTTTTGTTTTTCGCCATGGGTTTGAATCCGATGTTAAAGTTGCATCTTCACTCATTGATATGTACACAAAATGTGGGGCTCCCAAGTTGAGTGTTAGAGTTTTTGAGATAATGCACGACAGGAACGTTGTCACATATAACTCTATAATTTCAGGTCTTGGTTCAAATGGACTAATTTCAGAAGCTTTTTTAGTGTTTCAAGAGATGGTGGAAAAAGGATTCAAACCTGATGTTTCAACCTTTTCAGCTCTTCTTAGTAATTGCAGTCATGGGGGATTGGTTAGGGATGGCAGGGAGATTTTTCGAAGAATGGAAGAAGATTTCGGTGTCACACCTAGAATTGAACACTATGTATATATGGTGAAGCTCTTAGGGTTGGCTGGAGAACTGCAAGAGGCTTATGATTTGATTAAGAAAATGAAAGTGCCATCTGATTCAGGAGTTCTGGGTGCTTTATTATCGTGTTGTGTAGTCCATGGGAATTCAGAATTTGGCAGAATTATAGCTGATATGCTTTCAGAAATTGATCCCAACAAAACTGCATATAGAGTTATGCTTTCTAACATATATGCTGCAAATGAGAAATGGGATGAAGTGAAGAAAGTGAGGGATGAAATTTCTGTTTCTGGTTTGAGAAAAACACCAGGAATTAGCTGTATTTGA
- the LOC113349216 gene encoding putative ABC transporter B family member 8 yields the protein MTTIDKLDKKEKKMVDKKSILVIFRYSNRLDVLLMLLGSVGAIGDGMAINLFLAFASHLLNTLGHGKTEDDQGHFMNEVEKSILHFVYVGLAVTVAAFMEGYCWSWTGERQVRRIRHKYLEAILRQEVGFFDSQEATTSEIINSISKDTSLIQEVLSEKVPLFLMHTSTFVSGLALSMYLSWRLFVVVFPLVILLLIPGIIYAKYLLHLSKKSSKEYDRENTIIREALSSIKTIYSLTIERMIIERYSEMLNTTLKIGLKQGLAKGLAVGSNGLAFLIWAFIAWYGSQLIMHKGESGGNIHSAGLCFIIGGRTLGVAFPEIKYITKASIAAARIFERIDRVPKIEENPQCLALDELHGELEFEHVNFAYPSRPDSFVLRDFNLKVEAGQIIALVGASGCGKSTVIALLQRFYDSDSGVIRIDGVDIKTLQLKWMRAKMGLVSQEHALFGTSIKENILFGKPDATMDEIVAASVAANAHKFIRQLPEGYDTKVGEHGDLLSGGQKQRIAIARAIIKNPAILLLDEATSALDSESEAQVQNALEQASIGRTTLVVAHKLITIEKADQIAVVDGGRIIEMESHRNLISRENGHYAKLAKLQSKFGISKKEHLLQSSIPSITNRQSIERSSPISSSSFPLTIDNSSSTKPSHASPSFGRLLALNYPEWKQGLIGGISTIIFGTIQPIAALTVGSMISAFFTQKHDEMKVRIHTFSLIFSLLAVFSIILSVIQHYSFAYMGEHLTRRIRLIMLEKIFSFETAWFDKEENSSGALCSRLSSQASMVKSLVADRMSLLLQSFSAVITAAIMSLVISWKFALVIIALQPLAIFSIYTQKVLLSSVNLSIVNAQHMSTQTAVEAVCNHRIVTSFGSVAKMLQLFDNAQDKSRKEASKKSLYAGIGMASALCASFMSWAFEYWYGGKLVDLGQIPAADVFKIFIIWVSTTRIIAETGSMTSDLAKGATAVASVFKVLDRKSLIPGTYNVSENSKGEKWSRMIGEIELKKVDFAYPSRPEYLVLRQFCLKVKTGTSTVLVGRSGCGKSTVLGIIQRFYDVKSGAVMVDGVDLRELNLGWYRGNTALVSQEPVIYSGTIRDNIIFGKLEASESELVEAARAANAHDFISTLKDGYATECGERGVQLSGGQKQRIAIARAIIRNPMILLLDEATSALDMQSEHLVQVALERVMLGRTTLVVSHRLHTIKNVNSIAMIEEGRVVERGTFQELNRKGGAFFNLSVLQK from the exons ATGACAACTATTGATAAGTTAgataaaaaagagaagaaaatggtAGACAAGAAATCTATACTTGTCATCTTCAGATATTCTAACAGACTTGATGTTTTGCTAATGCTACTAGGAAGTGTCGGGGCAATAGGAGATGGAATGGCCATAAACTTATTTTTAGCTTTTGCAAGCCATCTTTTGAACACATTAGGACATGGTAAGACTGAAGATGATCAAGGACATTTCATGAATGAGGTCGAAAAG AGTATCTTGCACTTTGTTTACGTCGGTTTAGCAGTCACGGTTGCAGCTTTTATGG AGGGTTATTGTTGGAGTTGGACGGGCGAAAGACAAGTGCGTAGAATCAGACACAAGTACTTGGAAGCTATTTTAAGACAGGAAGTTGGGTTCTTTGATTCACAAGAGGCAACGACTTCAGAGATTATAAACAGTATATCTAAGGATACTTCACTCATTCAAGAAGTTTTAAGTGAAAAG GTACCCTTGTTCTTAATGCATACATCTACCTTTGTCTCCGGACTTGCACTTTCGATGTACCTTTCGTGGAGGCTCTTCGTAGTAGTCTTTCCTCTAGTTATTCTACTACTGATTCCGGGAATAATCTACGCGAAGTACCTACTCCATCTTTCTAAGAAATCCTCAAAAGAATACGACAGAGAAAATACAATAATAAGAGAAGCGTTAAGctccatcaaaaccatctactCGTTGACAATTGAGAGGATGATTATAGAGAGATATTCGGAAATGCTAAATACAACATTGAAAATCGGGTTAAAGCAAGGCCTTGCGAAAGGCTTAGCTGTGGGGAGCAATGGCCTTGCGTTCTTAATATGGGCATTTATCGCTTGGTATGGAAGTCAGTTAATAATGCACAAAGGAGAGAGTGGAGGAAATATTCATTCAGCAGGGCTTTGTTTCATCATAGGTGGAAG AACTCTTGGAGTGGCATTTCCTGAGATTAAATATATCACGAAAGCTTCTATTGCTGCAGCTAGAATTTTCGAGAGGATTGATAGGGTTCCAAAAATCGAGGAAAACCCACAATGCCTGGCTTTAGATGAGCTTCATGGTGAACTGGAATTTGAGCATGTTAACTTCGCATACCCTTCACGACCTGACTCTTTTGTCCTCAGAGATTTCAATCTTAAGGTTGAAGCAGGACAGATAATTGCACTTGTCGGAGCAAGCGGCTGTGGGAAGTCGACTGTAATCGCATTGTTACAACGATTTTATGATTCAGATTCTGGAGTAATAAGGATTGATGGCGTAGACATAAAAACTCTACAATTAAAATGGATGAGAGCAAAAATGGGCCTTGTTAGTCAGGAACATGCACTGTTCGGGACATCAATAAAGGAGAATATATTGTTCGGAAAGCCAGATGCAACCATGGATGAGATCGTAGCTGCATCAGTGGCAGCCAATGCTCATAAGTTTATAAGGCAGCTACCAGAAGGGTATGACACCAAGGTGGGTGAACATGGAGATCTTTTGTCTGGAGGGCAGAAGCAGAGGATCGCCATTGCTAGAGCCATTATTAAGAATCCGGCAATTCTCCTTCTTGATGAAGCTACCAGTGCTCTTGATTCAGAGTCTGAAGCACAGGTTCAAAATGCCCTTGAACAAGCTTCCATCGGAAGAACAACACTG GTTGTTGCACACAAACTCATCACGATAGAAAAAGCGGATCAAATTGCAGTAGTTGATGGCGGCCGTATCATTGAAATGGAATCTCACAGAAACCTCATTAGCAGGGAAAATGGTCATTATGCCAAACTAGCAAAACTTCAGAGCAAGTTCGGCATTTCCAAAAAAGAACATCTACTTCAATCTAGTATTCCTTCAATTACGAACCGCCAAAGCATAGAAAGATCTAGCCCCATCTCCTCCTCCTCGTTTCCTTTAACAATTGACAACTCATCTTCTACAAAACCCTCTCATGCATCTCCTTCCTTCGGCCGGCTCTTAGCTTTGAACTATCCCGAGTGGAAACAAGGTCTAATAGGTGGCATATCCACGATAATTTTTGGTACAATACAACCCATTGCCGCATTAACAGTAGGTAGCATGATATCAGCATTCTTTACACAAAAGCATGATGAAATGAAGGTTCGTATACATACATTTTCCTTAATCTTCTCCTTGCTTGCAgtcttctccattattttaagtGTAATCCAACACTACAGTTTTGCCTATATGGGTGAACATTTAACTAGAAGAATTAGACTGATTATGCTTGAGAAGATCTTCAGCTTTGAAACTGCCTGGTTCGATAAAGAAGAAAACTCAAGTGGTGCATTGTGCTCTAGGCTTAGCAGCCAAGCCTCTATGGTCAAGTCCCTAGTTGCTGATCGGATGTCTTTACTACTACAATCATTTTCAGCTGTTATTACAGCTGCAATCATGAGTCTAGTCATATCTTGGAAGTTTGCACTGGTCATTATAGCGCTTCAGCCGTTGGCCATCttttctatttatacacaaaaagtGTTACTTTCAAGTGTTAATCTTAGCATTGTGAACGCACAACATATGAGCACTCAAACTGCAGTTGAAGCAGTATGCAATCACAGAATTGTCACttcatttggaagtgtggcaaagaTGCTTCAACTTTTTGATAACGCTCAAGATAAGTCGAGGAAGGAGGCATCCAAGAAGTCATTGTATGCAGGGATAGGGATGGCATCAGCATTGTGCGCGAGTTTCATGTCATGGGCTTTTGAGTATTGGTATGGTGGGAAACTAGTTGACTTAGGCCAAATACCTGCTGCGGATGTTTTTAAGATCTTCATCATCTGGGTGAGCACAACTAGGATTATTGCCGAAACTGGCAGCATGACATCTGACCTGGCCAAGGGAGCAACAGCAGTTGCTTCAGTGTTCAAGGTGCTTGATCGGAAATCGCTGATACCAGGAACTTACAAT GTGAGCGAAAATTCGAAAGGCGAAAAATGGAGTAGAATGATCGGTGAGATAGAGTTGAAGAAAGTTGATTTTGCATACCCAAGTAGGCCTGAGTATCTAGTTTTGCGCCAATTCTGTTTGAAGGTAAAGACAGGTACGAGTACTGTCCTTGTTGGAAGAAGTGGGTGCGGAAAATCCACGGTGCTGGGAATAATTCAGAGGTTTTATGATGTCAAGAGTGGCGCAGTTATGGTGGATGGTGTAGATTTGAGGGAACTCAACCTAGGATGGTACAGAGGGAACACAGCACTGGTTAGTCAAGAACCTGTAATCTATTCGGGTACCATACGCGATAATATAATCTTTGGGAAGCTTGAAGCGTCGGAAAGTGAGTTGGTGGAAGCTGCCAGAGCTGCTAACGCACATGATTTCATCTC AACATTAAAAGATGGTTATGCAACTGAATGTGGGGAAAGAGGAGTGCAGTTGTCAGGAGGCCAAAAGCAAAGAATTGCCATTGCAAGAGCTATCATTAGGAATCCAATGATACTATTACTTGACGAGGCTACGAGCGCCCTTGATATGCAATCAGAACACCTTGTACAAGTGGCATTAGAGCGGGTAATGCTCGGAAGGACCACTCTTGTAGTATCGCATAGACTCCATACAATTAAGAATGTTAACTCGATTGCCATGATTGAGGAAGGGAGGGTGGTCGAAAGAGGAACATTTCAAGAGCTTAATAGGAAGGGAGGTGCTTTTTTCAACCTCTCTGTGCTTCAGAAATGA
- the LOC113352029 gene encoding oil body-associated protein 1A-like: protein MPGVPGPIQRQDLDKVAKTYGKTNHFWQVDKGDAFPLGLPQIMMALTRDGQLQDNLAKDVEKRFNVSFDAERENRAYMKGSEHGIHHLANGGGKGIKTVLRETDCKPVESVPRVFV, encoded by the exons ATGCCTGGTGTGCCTGGTCCTATCCAGCGTCAAGATCTTGATAAGGTTGCCAAGACGTATGGCAAGACCAACCATTTTTGGCAGGTTGACAAAGGTGATGCATTTCCTCTTGGGCTGCCTCAAATCATGATGGCCCTCACTAGAGACGGTCAGCTCCAAGACAATCTTGCTAAAG ATGTGGAGAAACGGTTCAATGTATCATTTGATGCTGAAAGAGAGAACAGAGCCTACATGAAGGGATCTGAGCATGGAATACATCATCTGGCGAATGGTGGAGGGAAAGGGATTAAGACTGTGTTGAGGGAGACTGATTGCAAGCCTGTGGAATCTGTGCCCAGGGTTTTCGTCTGA